In Lentisphaerota bacterium, the genomic window GCCTTTCGCGCCTTGTGCGCCGAAGTGTTGAGTGGCGGGACGCTCTGCGGGACCGACGGCGCTGCGCGCACGGTCTGCGGCGCACCTGAGGAGCCACAGGGCGTGGCACTCCCCTACTCGCTGTACACCGCTGATGATCTGGCACGGCGAACCGTCTATGTCGAAAGTTCACGCGGCTGCCCCTGCGGTTGCGTATACTGCACCTCCGGTCGCACGCCGTTCAGATCTTTCGATCCCGCGCGCCTGGCGGAGGCGTTCGACAGCCTGATCGTGCGCGGCGCGCGCGCGTTCCGCTTTCTCGACCGGAGCTTCAATGCCGATGAGAATCATGCCTGCGCCATGCTCGATCTGTTTCTCGCCCGCCATCCGGGACGGTATCCGATTCATCTGGAAATCCTGCCGCGGCGCTTCGGCGACCGGTTGCGTCAAACCCTTGCCGCCTTTCCTCCCGGAACCCTCCATCTCGAGGTCGGCGTGCAGACGCTCAATCCCGCTGTTGCGCACCGAATCGGCCGCAGCCCGGATATCGAGCGTGTGATTGACGCGCTGGCCTTTCTCATTCGCGAGGCCCGCGCGACCGTCCACGCCGACCTGATATTCGGCCTTCCCGGCGAGGATGAGGCCTCATTCGCGGCGGGTTTCGATCGTCTCGTGCGTGAGCTCGACCCGCCCGAACTCCAGGTGAACCTGCTCAAAGGGCTTCCGGGAACGCCCCTCGCGGCACCCGGCTTTGCGCCCGAACTGGTGTTCAGTCCCAATCCCCCCTACGAGTTGCTCTGCAGCGACGTGCTGGATTTCAACACCGTCGTTCGCATGCAGGATTT contains:
- a CDS encoding DUF4080 domain-containing protein; the encoded protein is MPGKSDIVIVAINARYSHCAFGARTLMANLGPMQKRAEIIEADADVQPFQLAAAVAARRPQIAGFSVYLWNAARVRETALIVRRVSPRTQIVLGGPEIVPGDHARWDGVADARVTGEGESAFRALCAEVLSGGTLCGTDGAARTVCGAPEEPQGVALPYSLYTADDLARRTVYVESSRGCPCGCVYCTSGRTPFRSFDPARLAEAFDSLIVRGARAFRFLDRSFNADENHACAMLDLFLARHPGRYPIHLEILPRRFGDRLRQTLAAFPPGTLHLEVGVQTLNPAVAHRIGRSPDIERVIDALAFLIREARATVHADLIFGLPGEDEASFAAGFDRLVRELDPPELQVNLLKGLPGTPLAAPGFAPELVFSPNPPYELLCSDVLDFNTVVRMQDFARCWDLVHNRGRFPDAVRAIRARDTTSPYACYRALSERILAAEGRLYALGARKIGEHLDAFLHERTR